The genomic segment GCCGGGTTCTTCACGGTCCAGGGGGGCCTTACAGACGAGCTGGTGGAGGAGGTGGACCTCGCGTCCATCATGGCCTTTGACGAGGACCTGGCCGCCTTCCGCACCCGCTACGCTACCAGTGATGGTAATTTCCAGGCCCAGGATTACCTCGCCTTCCTCCTGGAGGAGTACGGGTACGAGGTGGAGAGGGAGTCGGCCTTTTTCGGCGACCTGTACCACCTCTCGGCGGACGGGGATTTAATCGCCATGGCCGGAGGCACTACTTTTTTTGATATCGGGGGCTGCTTCTTTTCCGTTGACTCCGGCGAGGACTTCGCCTTCTACCGGCCGACGCGGGATGTCCAGTCGGTGGGCTTGGGCGGGGTTCAGGTCTTCTCCCCCGACGTAATTCACTACGCGAGCGATAAGTCCTACTGCCGCTCCACCGACGGCGGGGATACCTGGACCGAAACGGAACTGTTGGACGACGAGCTGGACCGTATCTTTTTCATGTACTTCGCCGACGAATCCACAGGGTACATTTTTGCCATCTCGGGTCAGGTCTACCGTACGTCCGACGGCGGTTCGAGCTGGGAGCTTCGTGGAACGATGCCGAGCCAGGCGGTCGCCGCGGCGTCGCCCGTGGGTAAAGCCGACGTCGTCATCGCCTCAACGGGGAACGGCAGAATCCTGCGCAGCGCAGACGGAGGGGTGAATTGGGAGCGGGTTTACCTGGACGACTTCTGGGACGCCTGCTTCGCCTTCGCCTTCGAGGACGGGGAGCGCGGGTTGGGGGTGGGCGACTGGGTATTCGCCACCGACGACGGCGGCCTGACCTGGGAGAGGGTCGAGAATCCGAACGCCGACGCGGTCCACATAGCCGTATCCAGCGTGGGCCCCGGTGAATACATCGTCTGCACCGAGGATGCCGCCTATTATACGGACGACGGGGGCGGGAGTTGGGAAGATTACCGCATCGGTGGTTACACATATGACTATTCAATATCGGACATGGAGTATCGGGACGGCCGCATGTGGTTCCTGACTTTACAGTATCCCGGTTACACCGACGATTTGAATCAAGACTGCACGTGGCTGCGAGAGTGGTACACCGGACTTACTGAAGGGCCGGTGCTTACCAACATTATAGGTGAACGGCTGGGAACCCTTCGTCCCGACGAGTACGTCTACGCCACCGCCCACTACGACTCTATCAGCGGGGATTCGGACCCGATGGAACTGGCCCCCGGGGCCGACGACAACGGCTCCGGCTCGACGGCCCTCCTGGAGCTGGCCCGCGTCCTGGCGCCCTACGAGAACCGGCGCACCCTGCGGTTCGCCTTCTTCGACGCCGAGGAGTGGGGCCTGTTGGGAAGCCAGCACCACGTCAACCGCCTCGCCGCCGACGGCTGTGACGTGCTGTGCGACATCAACCTCGACATGGTCGTTTGGAGCGACGACCCCGAGGTGCAGGAGGACCTGGAGGTTATCGGACGTTACAGGGACGAATGGCTGGTTGATCTTGTAATCGAGGACTGCGACCGGTACGGCGACGGCCTGACCTGGGTTAAATGGCTGAATGGAAGTGGTGCGTCTGATCATCAATCTTTTTGGAATGCTGGTTACAACGCGATAGAAGGAATAGAGGACTCCCCCATAACTTATCCTTACTACCACTCAAAAGACGATGATTACCCCAACATCGAGGACCACTTCCCCTTCACCCGGCAGGTGACGCGGGCGACGGCGGGGGCGCTGGCCCGGCTCATCGGGCTCGTCAAACCGCCCGAAGGGGAAGGCCCGGTCGGAACCTACGCCTACCCGAACCCCTTCCGGGGCGCGGAACACGACGCGGTCACCTTCGCCAACCTCACCCCGCACACGGAGATTTCCGTCTTCGACGCGGGCGGGGCGCGGGTCTTCCAGGCCACGGCGGACGGCTCCGATTTTATCTGGGAAGTCGTTAATTCTTCGGGACTTGCGCTGGCCTCGGGTATTTACCTCTACCTCTTAAAAACGCCGGACGGGGCGGTCACCACGGGCAAGCTGGCCGTTATACGTTAGTTTTTTATTTACAAGTCGAAGAACGGGTGATATGATTCCGTCGCTCTAGCCGTAATTGGGCTAGGGTTGTCGAGAGGGCGGCCACCGGCCGTCCTGCGGAAGGAGGGGCATCCCTCCAAAGTGGAGCGCCCGCGAGGCGCCATAGAGAAATGAGGTCCGAGAGTGAAGCTGTTCGTAGGGAGCTTGAGCTGGGACACAACCGACCAGTCGCTTCGTGAGGCGTTTGAGCGCTTCGGCGAAGTGGTCGAGGCCAAGGTAATCACCGAGCGTGATTCCGGTCGGTCCCGGGGTTTTGGCTTTGTGACTTTCACCGATGACGAGGCGGGGAGAAACGCCATATCCGAGATGGACGGTGCCGAGCTCGACGGTCGGACCATCCGTGTGGATGAGGCTCGCGAGAGAAAACCGCGCGACGACAGGTCCGATCGCTAGACAAGCGCAAAACCAAGCGAACGGGGGAGAGGCCGAGCCTCTCCCCTTTCATTACGCATTTTTCCAAGATAGATTCCGGGTTCCCCTCTATTCCGTCCTACCGGGCGATGATACGGCGGTGCGTCAGGCCGCCCCCGGCGCTCTCCAACTTTTCGCGTGCGTTTCGCCGCCCAAACCTGATCTCAATCGGGAAGGGTAAAAAAACGGCCCGGTGCGGGCCGTCGTTGATTAAGAAAAGACTCCGACTATCCGAGCCCGTCCTCGCCGTGGCTCTCGTGACCGCAGGAGTCGCCCAGGTCCATCCTCTCCAGGTCGGGGCAGGAGCCGTCCTTCCGGCAGCGGTAGTGGGCGATGGCGGCCCGTAGGGCGTCGGTGGCCAGGTTACTGCAGTGCAGCTTGATCTGGGGCAGGCCGCCCAGCGCTTCCGCGACGTCGTTCCGGCTGAGCTTTTCCGCCTCGTCAATCGTCAGGCCGATGACCATCTCGGTGGTGATGGAGCTGGTGGCGATGGCGGCGCCGCACCCGAAGGTCTTGAACTTGCAGTCGGTGATGCGCCCCTCGGCGTCCACCTTGATGTAAATTTCCATGATGTCGCCGCAGGTGGGGTTGCCCACGCGGCCGATGCCGTCGGCGTCGGGAATTTCGCCCACGTTGCGCGGGTGCTGGAAGTGGTCTATGACCTTTTCGGTGTAGGATTCCATGTCCTCTCCGGGTAGAATTACCGCCCTCAGTATGCCATCTTTTTCAGATGTTTACAATCCCCATCGTATTTATCGTCTAATCCGAATATCGCCGCTTCCCGCCGGTCGGCGTCGGAGTTCCGGATAAGCTACAGGTCCCGCTCCTCGACCCGGCAGTCGTAGAGCTCCGCGCCGCATTCCGCGCACTTTGTGTCGTACCAGGTGAACCTCGCGCCGCATCCGGGGCAGCGCCAACGCCCGGCCTGCTCCGCCAGCCAGGCGTCCAGGCCCTTTTCTCTTATCGTTTCGAGGTTCTTCAGGATCACGGAGTGGTGGGGGTGCTCGTCCGCCTGGAAGTTTTTCAGGATTTCACACGGGTACTCGCCGCACTCGCAGCAGGAGCGTATCCCCCGGTTCCGCGCGCAGAGGCGCATCCCGCAATCGGTGCAGAACACCGCCGTGGTCTGTGACCGGCAGCCGAAGCAGGCGAGCTCCTCCGGCTTCATCCCCCACTCGGCGGCCCGCTGTTCCACGTTTCCCCGCTCGTTGGCCAGGACGACCGGGCAGGCGCCGCAGTAGAGGCCGCAGTAAGTGTCGTAAATCGGCTCCATCCGCGCACCCCCTACAGGCGCGGCAGGGAGTGCTGTATCTCGTAGCCTGTGACGACCTGGCGGTAGGAGTCCCACTCGATAGTCTTGTTCGCGATGAACTTCTCGAAGACGTGATCCCCCAGGGTCTCCCGCATGAGGTCGCTCTTCTCGAAGACGTGGATGGCTTCGGAGAGGCTTTCCGGGAGTTCCTGGATTTCCGAGCCGCGCTGCCCCGCGTCGTACATGTTCTCCTCGGTGGGCTCGGTCAGCTCGTAGGCGCCTTCCACCCCCTTCATCCCCATGGCCAGCATCGCCGAGAAGGCCAGGTATGGGTTGCAGGCGGGGTCGGGGCTCCGCAGCTCTATCCTCGCCGACTGCGGGGTGTTGTAGTGCGGGACCCGGACCAGGGCCGAACGGTTCCTGTGCCCCCAGACGATGTAGCACGGCGCCTCGTAGCCGGGGACGAGCCGCTTGTAAGAGTTGACCCACTGGTTCAGCACCAGGGTCGCCTCCCGGATGTGCGCCAGAATCCCCGCGGTGTACTTGAACGCGAAGTCGGAGAGGTTCAGCCCCGGCAGGGGCGAGGAGCCACCTTCCCCCACGAAGAGGTTCTTCCCGTCCTTGAAGAGGGACTGGTGAACGTGCATCCCGCTGCCGTTCTCCCGGAAAATCGGCTTGGGCATGAAGGTGGCGTGGATGCCGTACATCCGCGCAACCTCCTTTATCAAGAGCTTGACCAGCATGACCTGGTCGGCCATGACGAGGGCGTCCGCGTAGCGGAGGTCAACCTCGTACTGGCTGGGGCCCACCTCGTGGTGGTTCAGCTCGCCCCGGATGCCGAGGCCCTCGTCGCCCAGCATGGCCAGGGTCTTGTCGCAGACGAAGGCGGTCTTGGAAATCAGGCTCGCGTCGTGGTACCCGCAGTGGTCCAGCGGCTCGGGGTCCCTCTCGCCCTTGACGTAGAAGAACTCCAGCTCCGGGCCGACGTAGAAGGTCGTGCTCTCGGCTTTCAGTTTATCCAGGTTCGATTTGAGGACGAAGCGGGGGTCGCCGGGGTAGGGGGAGCCGCCGGGCGTGAAGAGATCGCAGAACACCAGGGCGTACCGGAGCTCCCGGTTGCCGAACTCGACCGGAAGGACCTTGAAGGTGTCCAGGTCGGGCACGGCCACCAGGTCCGACTCGTTGATGCGGGCGAAGCCCTCGATGGAGGAGCCGTCCACGCCGAGGCCCTCGCCCGCGGCCTTGTCAAGCTCCGCGGGCAGGATGTTGAAGCCCTTGAGGTCGCCGATGATGTCGGTGAAGCAGAGCCGGATGAGCTGGACGCCCGATTTCTTGACGAGCCCTTTGATGTCCTGGAGAGTGTTCATGGGATTGTCCTTGCGTGATTTGTACTTCAGACAAGGGGTTTAAACCCCCTGTTCATCAGAGGTCGGATTTTGGCTCACACCGCGGACCAAGTCAAGCGCGGAAGATGCCGGTTCGCCGCAGAGGCCGCGGCTTTTACGGTTTCGCCGTCGCGGATGCTCGGGCTCACTCCCGTTGACAAGACGCTCGCCAACCGATACTATTCACGCGTTTTGAGACGTCAATAAACCCACAAGGAGAACCGACGATGGCCGACAAGAAGGCTGACCTGGCGGGACCGGGCATTAGCACGTACGAAGAGGTGGAGAAGATTCTCCCCGCGGACTACAAGCCGATCCTACCGCCCAAGGAGAGGATGAAGGCCCTCTTCGCGATAAAGAGCTACATCGAACAGAACCTGTGCAAGGAGCTGAACCTCTTCATGACGCAGGTC from the bacterium genome contains:
- a CDS encoding DUF3795 domain-containing protein — its product is MEPIYDTYCGLYCGACPVVLANERGNVEQRAAEWGMKPEELACFGCRSQTTAVFCTDCGMRLCARNRGIRSCCECGEYPCEILKNFQADEHPHHSVILKNLETIREKGLDAWLAEQAGRWRCPGCGARFTWYDTKCAECGAELYDCRVEERDL
- the nifU gene encoding Fe-S cluster assembly scaffold protein NifU, whose amino-acid sequence is MESYTEKVIDHFQHPRNVGEIPDADGIGRVGNPTCGDIMEIYIKVDAEGRITDCKFKTFGCGAAIATSSITTEMVIGLTIDEAEKLSRNDVAEALGGLPQIKLHCSNLATDALRAAIAHYRCRKDGSCPDLERMDLGDSCGHESHGEDGLG
- a CDS encoding M28 family peptidase — translated: MRYAGSLLILAAGLAGAWNVSPVPAGSPPPEGIYLGLSGGYELYLTRATLPGAVEIGDSDAPLYLVSSIEGPVRLPDVVLVHGFLPDGSAVCRLTREEIFRLCGDPNLYFRELMPVVRAPERPTPAGFFTVQGGLTDELVEEVDLASIMAFDEDLAAFRTRYATSDGNFQAQDYLAFLLEEYGYEVERESAFFGDLYHLSADGDLIAMAGGTTFFDIGGCFFSVDSGEDFAFYRPTRDVQSVGLGGVQVFSPDVIHYASDKSYCRSTDGGDTWTETELLDDELDRIFFMYFADESTGYIFAISGQVYRTSDGGSSWELRGTMPSQAVAAASPVGKADVVIASTGNGRILRSADGGVNWERVYLDDFWDACFAFAFEDGERGLGVGDWVFATDDGGLTWERVENPNADAVHIAVSSVGPGEYIVCTEDAAYYTDDGGGSWEDYRIGGYTYDYSISDMEYRDGRMWFLTLQYPGYTDDLNQDCTWLREWYTGLTEGPVLTNIIGERLGTLRPDEYVYATAHYDSISGDSDPMELAPGADDNGSGSTALLELARVLAPYENRRTLRFAFFDAEEWGLLGSQHHVNRLAADGCDVLCDINLDMVVWSDDPEVQEDLEVIGRYRDEWLVDLVIEDCDRYGDGLTWVKWLNGSGASDHQSFWNAGYNAIEGIEDSPITYPYYHSKDDDYPNIEDHFPFTRQVTRATAGALARLIGLVKPPEGEGPVGTYAYPNPFRGAEHDAVTFANLTPHTEISVFDAGGARVFQATADGSDFIWEVVNSSGLALASGIYLYLLKTPDGAVTTGKLAVIR
- a CDS encoding RNA-binding protein, which gives rise to MKLFVGSLSWDTTDQSLREAFERFGEVVEAKVITERDSGRSRGFGFVTFTDDEAGRNAISEMDGAELDGRTIRVDEARERKPRDDRSDR
- a CDS encoding glutamine synthetase family protein; the encoded protein is MNTLQDIKGLVKKSGVQLIRLCFTDIIGDLKGFNILPAELDKAAGEGLGVDGSSIEGFARINESDLVAVPDLDTFKVLPVEFGNRELRYALVFCDLFTPGGSPYPGDPRFVLKSNLDKLKAESTTFYVGPELEFFYVKGERDPEPLDHCGYHDASLISKTAFVCDKTLAMLGDEGLGIRGELNHHEVGPSQYEVDLRYADALVMADQVMLVKLLIKEVARMYGIHATFMPKPIFRENGSGMHVHQSLFKDGKNLFVGEGGSSPLPGLNLSDFAFKYTAGILAHIREATLVLNQWVNSYKRLVPGYEAPCYIVWGHRNRSALVRVPHYNTPQSARIELRSPDPACNPYLAFSAMLAMGMKGVEGAYELTEPTEENMYDAGQRGSEIQELPESLSEAIHVFEKSDLMRETLGDHVFEKFIANKTIEWDSYRQVVTGYEIQHSLPRL